The following are encoded together in the Capsulimonas corticalis genome:
- a CDS encoding SDR family oxidoreductase has protein sequence MENKKIALITGANRGIGLETARQLAQQGVKVLLGARSADKGAAAAETLKAEGLDVEFLRIDVDDAATHASAAKHIEETFGKLDILVNNAGISGDEQENGAIVQASKTSPAVLRRVFDTNFFNTVAVTQALLPLVQKSDAGRIVFLSSILGSLTLHNDPNSPIYNFKVPAYDISKTALNGYVVHLAHELKDTPIKVNAAHPGSVVTDMNANGDIPVEEGAKTSVLLALLPDDGYSGKFIYLGDELPW, from the coding sequence CTGGAAAACAAGAAAATTGCCTTAATTACTGGGGCCAATCGCGGGATCGGCCTGGAAACGGCGCGGCAGCTGGCCCAGCAGGGCGTCAAAGTTCTGCTCGGCGCGCGCAGCGCCGACAAAGGCGCGGCGGCGGCAGAAACACTAAAGGCCGAAGGGTTGGATGTCGAGTTTCTGCGGATCGACGTGGACGATGCGGCGACTCACGCATCGGCGGCGAAGCACATCGAGGAAACGTTCGGCAAACTGGACATTCTCGTCAACAACGCGGGGATTTCGGGGGACGAACAAGAAAACGGCGCAATCGTTCAAGCCAGCAAAACATCGCCGGCGGTTCTGCGCCGGGTTTTCGACACCAACTTTTTCAACACCGTTGCCGTCACGCAAGCGCTGCTGCCGCTGGTCCAAAAATCAGATGCCGGCCGCATCGTCTTTCTCTCCAGCATCCTCGGCTCGCTGACGTTGCACAACGATCCGAACAGCCCGATCTACAACTTCAAAGTCCCCGCGTACGATATCTCAAAGACCGCGCTGAACGGCTACGTCGTGCATCTCGCGCATGAGCTGAAGGACACGCCGATCAAAGTCAACGCCGCACATCCGGGCTCAGTTGTCACGGATATGAATGCGAATGGAGATATCCCGGTGGAGGAGGGCGCCAAGACCTCCGTGTTGCTCGCCCTGCTTCCCGACGACGGCTACAGCGGTAAGTTTATCTACCTTGGTGATGAATTGCCGTGGTGA
- a CDS encoding MFS transporter: MNFVSALAITCLLPASRRFVRQSDLGAALRGFATHLRNPVLLATFAVGFNVLFSLVGAFTYITFYLSVAPFGLSAVALGAVFLVYLLGLIVTPTAGPWIDLFGHRKALLFALASSSVGVLLTLVPVLWVVILGLAICSSGVFVCQAAASSFVGVAAKSARSSATGLYVMCYYIGGSLGAVLPGIAWAHGRWPACAALIVGIQALAAMLAGVFWPRKRFVS; the protein is encoded by the coding sequence TTGAACTTCGTCAGCGCCCTCGCCATCACCTGTCTCTTGCCAGCATCGCGACGGTTTGTGCGGCAATCGGATCTCGGCGCCGCCCTGCGGGGCTTCGCGACCCATCTGCGCAATCCCGTGCTGCTCGCAACCTTCGCCGTCGGGTTCAACGTATTATTCTCGCTGGTGGGGGCGTTCACTTATATCACATTTTATCTGTCGGTGGCGCCGTTTGGGCTGAGCGCTGTCGCATTGGGAGCAGTCTTCCTGGTGTATCTGCTGGGACTGATCGTGACGCCGACCGCCGGGCCATGGATCGATCTATTCGGTCACCGAAAGGCGCTGCTGTTCGCGCTGGCGTCCAGCAGTGTTGGCGTGCTGCTGACGCTTGTTCCCGTGCTCTGGGTGGTGATCTTGGGGCTGGCGATTTGCTCCAGCGGCGTCTTCGTCTGCCAGGCGGCGGCGAGCAGCTTTGTCGGCGTCGCCGCGAAGTCGGCGCGGTCATCCGCCACCGGACTTTACGTGATGTGCTATTATATCGGCGGGAGCCTGGGCGCCGTTCTGCCCGGCATTGCCTGGGCGCATGGGCGATGGCCCGCCTGCGCCGCGTTGATCGTTGGGATCCAGGCCCTCGCCGCCATGCTTGCCGGGGTATTTTGGCCCCGTAAGCGTTTTGTGAGTTGA
- a CDS encoding MFS transporter: protein MTSRSYLRAFRHRNYRLYFSGQSISMVGAWMTRVATSWLVYRLTGSALLLGVVGFAGQILSFVLSPIAGVLVDRWDKHKLLIWTQILAMIQALIMGILVLKNAITIEEIIVLSVLQGMVNAFEMPVRQSFVVRMVNDKADLSNAIALNSSLVNLTRAIGPSVAGVLIAVVGEAWCFLADAISYLAVLTSLFLMRLEPDTRKPSAHSGLIAQMREGWRYVVGFAPIKTILIMLGISSIAGMSYPTIMPIFATRILHGAPSTLGLLLGSAGLGSLGGALYLASRKTILGLGRIIPKAAAFSGLALIAFAYSHVVWLSVLMLFLAGFGFMVQVASTNTLVQTVVEDDKRGRVMSFYAMAFVGTAPFGSLITGAVAARFGAPFAVSLGGVGCLLGALWFARSLPTFRNGLRPIYIQMGILPDPASIAVPEAAAH, encoded by the coding sequence ATGACATCGCGTTCCTATTTACGCGCCTTCCGGCATCGCAACTATCGCCTGTATTTCAGCGGCCAGAGCATTTCGATGGTCGGCGCCTGGATGACGCGCGTCGCCACGAGCTGGCTCGTGTATCGACTGACGGGATCGGCGCTGTTGCTGGGGGTTGTGGGGTTCGCGGGACAGATCCTGTCGTTCGTCCTATCGCCCATCGCCGGCGTCTTGGTTGATCGCTGGGATAAGCACAAATTGCTGATCTGGACGCAGATCCTCGCGATGATTCAGGCGCTCATCATGGGAATTCTCGTGCTCAAGAACGCGATCACGATTGAGGAGATCATCGTGCTGAGCGTCCTCCAGGGGATGGTCAACGCCTTTGAGATGCCGGTGCGCCAATCGTTTGTCGTGCGCATGGTCAACGACAAGGCGGATCTCTCCAACGCCATCGCGCTGAACTCCTCGCTCGTCAACCTCACGCGCGCCATTGGGCCGAGCGTCGCCGGCGTTCTCATCGCCGTGGTGGGGGAAGCGTGGTGCTTTCTCGCCGACGCCATCAGCTACCTCGCCGTCCTGACATCTCTGTTTCTGATGCGCCTGGAGCCCGACACGCGAAAGCCATCCGCGCATTCGGGCTTGATCGCGCAGATGCGTGAGGGCTGGCGATATGTCGTCGGCTTCGCGCCGATCAAAACGATCTTGATCATGCTAGGTATCTCCAGCATCGCGGGTATGTCCTATCCCACGATCATGCCGATCTTCGCCACGCGCATTCTGCATGGCGCGCCGAGCACCCTTGGTCTCTTGCTCGGATCCGCCGGCCTGGGATCGCTGGGCGGCGCCTTGTATCTTGCGTCCCGTAAGACCATCCTCGGCCTGGGGCGGATCATTCCCAAAGCGGCGGCCTTCTCCGGCCTTGCGCTGATCGCCTTCGCCTACTCGCATGTCGTCTGGCTCTCCGTGCTCATGCTCTTTCTCGCAGGCTTCGGATTTATGGTGCAGGTCGCCTCCACCAATACCCTCGTTCAGACGGTGGTGGAGGACGACAAGCGCGGCCGCGTCATGAGCTTCTACGCGATGGCGTTTGTCGGCACGGCGCCCTTCGGCAGCCTCATCACCGGCGCGGTCGCCGCCCGTTTTGGCGCGCCCTTCGCCGTTTCCCTCGGCGGCGTCGGCTGTCTGCTCGGCGCCCTCTGGTTTGCCCGGTCTCTGCCGACCTTCCGAAACGGCCTGCGTCCGATTTACATCCAGATGGGTATCCTTCCTGACCCCGCATCCATCGCTGTGCCGGAAGCGGCGGCGCACTAG
- a CDS encoding D-2-hydroxyacid dehydrogenase, whose product MIVLVPEALYGRLLSEARTLAPNVTLHPYSEDAETPVEGLDEAEGVLRWVGGNRFGELVANGPKVRWLHTASAGVDHVLRPAGVRDKSGLVLTDSGPAFEIAISEFVMAWILMVARRMPQLMESQRAHVWRSEIQDELYGATVGIIGLGPIGQGIAARAKAFGMRTVGLRRKPDPVAHIDEVWTGDDGLNRLLEASDYVVIAAAATDDTRALIGADQLAKMKPAAWLINIARGSLVDEPALIETLQAGRIAGACLDVFAQEPLPQDSPLWDLHNVHLAPHNSSGWSPGLRNRQKAIFLENLRRFAAGEPLENVVDIARGY is encoded by the coding sequence ATGATTGTTCTTGTACCAGAAGCGCTTTACGGGCGATTGCTTTCCGAGGCTCGCACCCTTGCGCCCAATGTTACGCTGCACCCATATTCCGAGGACGCCGAGACGCCCGTGGAGGGGCTGGACGAAGCGGAGGGCGTGCTGCGCTGGGTCGGGGGTAATCGCTTTGGGGAACTTGTCGCCAATGGGCCGAAGGTGCGCTGGCTTCACACAGCAAGCGCGGGCGTCGATCATGTGCTGCGCCCCGCCGGCGTGCGCGACAAGTCAGGGCTTGTGCTGACCGACTCCGGCCCGGCGTTTGAGATCGCGATCTCCGAATTCGTGATGGCCTGGATCCTGATGGTCGCGCGCCGCATGCCGCAGCTGATGGAGAGTCAGCGCGCGCACGTCTGGAGATCCGAGATCCAGGACGAACTGTATGGGGCGACGGTGGGGATTATCGGCCTGGGACCGATTGGGCAGGGGATCGCCGCGCGCGCAAAGGCGTTCGGGATGCGCACGGTGGGCCTGCGCCGCAAGCCCGATCCGGTCGCGCACATCGACGAAGTGTGGACCGGGGACGACGGCTTGAACCGCCTGCTGGAAGCGAGCGATTATGTGGTGATCGCGGCGGCGGCCACCGATGATACGCGCGCTTTGATTGGCGCGGATCAGTTGGCAAAGATGAAGCCGGCGGCGTGGCTGATCAATATCGCGCGGGGCAGTTTAGTGGATGAGCCGGCGCTGATCGAAACCTTGCAGGCGGGGCGAATCGCGGGCGCTTGTCTGGACGTCTTCGCCCAGGAGCCGCTGCCGCAAGACAGTCCCTTATGGGATTTGCACAACGTCCACCTCGCTCCCCACAATTCGTCGGGCTGGTCGCCGGGCCTGCGTAACCGGCAAAAGGCGATCTTTTTGGAGAACTTGCGGCGCTTCGCCGCCGGCGAGCCGTTGGAAAACGTCGTCGACATCGCACGCGGTTATTAA